The DNA sequence aagccccaacgtttttataggggcttgccttccttccctcccaagagaatcctcggactcccttggagggaagacaagatggggggggggcttcggagggaagacttcagtGAGGCTGGAAGGCACTCTCCTGGAGAGCCCAGCTACTGAAATCCCCACCCCCTTCCATAGAAATCAATCAAAAAACTGAGTTAAAGAGCAGAGGCGAGCCTTGcttgcatctgggagagattaacctccgtttttggattgatccataggggaaagagggagagagagagatggcaggacatccccaagccaagcatcctctgctcccagaggaagacccatggGCTCATGCtcttttaacctccgtttttggattgatttatgggggaaagagggaagagatagagatggcaggacatccccatagccaagcatcctctctgctccccagaggaagacccatagggctcactgcctTTTTAACCTCTGTTTTGgatgattcctatggggaaagaggaagagaagagagagagatggcaggaaaTCCCATAGCCAgatcctctgccctcccagaggaagacccatagggctcactgctctttttaacctccgttttggattgattcctatggggaagggagtgCGGGATTTCatagccaagcctcccttttccctctttcctgggagcagcgctctcccaagccgtccaaccatgagtggcgacgtcatcagaacacagcccacaaaacgatACAGccaaccgttctgagaacggttttcaagaaaaaggaatcacagtccGGTATAAACTGCCGTCTGATAACGTttgatcacgttttgattactaatgcggggtaatatccgttccaggaacgttctcatcacgtgattgatacggaacgttctcagaacgcgtgcgataatctccttgtctccttccttcccacttcTGGGTCTGTCAGGGAAAGTGAGGAGAGGAANNNNNNNNNNNNNNNNNNNNNNNNNattattattattattattattattattattattattattattattattattattattattaagctttatttatatagtgctgtaaatttacccagcactgtacatacaatcttttaattagacggttccctgccctcaggcttacaatctaagaagacactacacaaaaggagaagggaatggttgtggggaaggggatcgggtcctggagttcatctttccctctgaggcctgaggcagatggactggagggagggctccagGGAGActggtttctttccctccccGCTCCCCTGAACTTttgctccctttcttcttttgtagCAGGGACAGTGTTTCCAGCTTCCTCTCCCCTGCACTGGTGGGTTGAATGTGTTaaaattcctccctccctcccatccataGTAGTAGCAAGTAACCCTCAGTTAAAGGAGCAATGCCCTAGAAAACCTCAGCCAATTATTTTGGTTTACTTTTAATTCATCCAATTGTATTTGACACACTGCCTGTGTAGTTGCGTAATTGTATCAAATGTTTGTCAGAATCCAAGCCTGGAAAACAAGCATGGGAAGACAAGACATAAGATCTTAAGAAGCAAAGATATGGTATCTGATGTTACGTTGGTAGCGGTTCACTATTCAAAGCTAGTGAACAAAGGTTGtcagttccagagaacaggactgtcCCAATAATTCCACAGAAACATGGGTGGCACAGAGACATATTATTGCTCAGAGTACACATATTCATTCCTTTAAGAATACAATTATGTCTTGACTAGCTGTTTCACATTTGCAAGTTTGTGAGGCTATTTCAGGCTGGACAGTATGGCAGATTAAGTAGTGCTACCTAAGATAGATTTGAGATTCCTTCCTTTGTCCATTTAACATTCTCCCATAAAAAtctgcccattttaaaaaatcttctgggGAGATACTTCTCTAGCCCACCACCGTCACAGACACATCTGGAGGGAACATGGGAGGGGGCTTTTTCCATGGCTGCCTGTAGGCTCTGGATCTCTTTTCCCACCGAAGTTACACTTGCACCTGCCTTGCTATCTTCCTGCATGCGAGgaaagtgttttgttgttgtacaTTAGTCAAGGCCTGTTTTTTGTCACGCCTTGGAAGAGTGATTACTCAAGGGAAAATGGCCTTGATTAAAGTACTGgatttttatttcctgttttctttttaactatttatattttaactgcttttaatttttttgataattacatttttaactattctatGTTGTTAATTTTTAGCCATATTTATTTTAcctcttgtaagccaccttgagtcctgaaCTTGATGGTGTTGGTGCTGGTAGTGTTTTACTAACTAATCCTTCCCTAagacaacattttaaacaaaaagttAAATGATCACatctgaaggagagaagaaatgcagTCTTTAGCAGctccataaaaattaaaaatcatgtcTGAAAATAAAAGCCTCCAGTGGACAATATCTTTATTAGAGCAGACCAAAATGACAAAAGGTGCAAACTTTCAAGTTCATGATTTGGTGATAAAGGAAGAAGCATTATGTTTGGAATAATAAGTTTTGAGTGAATTGAACTagtgagaaatggaagaaaagaaatcatgCCTGAGGGCAGCCATAGTAGCAGCACTCCAGTAATGCAAATGAGAGTATTACCAGAACATGAACAATGGCATTTACTTACTTTTCCTTGGATCCTATATGATCTGTTATATTATGTAACTCTATGTactagctatgtagcagaggtgaTAAAGAACTCCCTTACTAAATTGTGAAAATATGTAATAGGATACTAGCAAGAGTACCTGATGTGCATCAGGACCAATAAAATTCAGGACATTGGTCCTGTCTCACAAAGGGCACTTTCCTAGCTTTTCTATGTACAGtaataatgtaacagcagccttcTACTGGATACAGATGTTGCAGAATTCCTTGATTCTAATTCTGGTTTATGCAAGTCCACTTAGGAACATGTACTACCCCGCCCTGAAAAAACCATTCTGAACAATTAAAAGTGTAAAGCAATAACAATGTGAAAAATAAAGCTAATTTAAACATTCTAAAAGCATATTGATCAGTGAAAGTAGATCATGAAGATGCTGAGAAAGAATATGTGGCAGCTGCAAAACTGTGAGACACCAGAAATAACAGCTGCTCATATGGTGATTAGGATACATAATAATAGGTAGGTGTAGACTGAAGGTTATTAGCACCAAGACTGACTTTTCAAGACATGGGTGGGAAGGCATAGGAAACACAGTGCGATGTCATCCTCCATGGCATAGTGAGGGATTTGTGTAGCTTCTAGAGCCTAGTTATTTAACTGCCCCTGCTGTGCTTTGTAACCAAACAGTAATTTGATTTTTATAAATACAATATAGCAATGAACTAAGAAACAAATACACATGTACTGCAACAACACAGAGTCTGCTTTATATTATCCTTTGCAGTTGTACATACATTTTAGAATAATTGTCCTATGCAGAACATACACTAATTGTATTGGTACTTTTATTCTGTTGTGCTGACTACTCTTCTGTTCTACCAGAAACCTGACTGTGTATTCAGAGAATACTTGTCTGTGGACACTCTATTAAAATATGTAACAAAAGGGAACAATGGTGCGGTACAGAGAACCAAAAAGAGGCGCTTCcttggcgcctctctttgctctgcaggagcacaGCAGCAAATaaattgtgtggtgctgctgtggagcaaaaaaggagcacctgaaagcggctcctttttgtgccatgctgCGACGCAGTAAAGCGCCAGAAATGTCATcatgacatcacagctgcactGCTCCGTTTGGAAGCggtgcagctgtgatgtcattgtTACGCACCCTGTCTGGTGGGTGTGCGGCAGCTGtggcgcccttgtcacatgcaagggttgccgggtatgtgggcgctctgcccaccaggcaaccctcgcacatgacaagggcaccGTAAgggcctgtctgttccaggccatagtTTTTAAGACTGAATCTTGATTGACCATCTCTGTAATAAATTGATTATATTGGGTTTGTGTCAGCTGGGCCGCTTAGAAATTTAATAAGTTTCAGGATATCTGAAGAATGTTTGTATTTATGAAGGATGGCTTTGAGCTCCTTCATTTTGATGTCTGCCCTTGCTATGAAGGTTTTGTAATCACTTGTAGAAGATATGACGACTCCGCTTGCCACTATACTTGCCACAGGGAAAGCTGCTGTGGTGAGCATTGTAGAAAGTCCACATGTTGCAGGAGCCAAGATGAGTCCCACAAGAGATGATGCTATTGCTCCAACAGAAGACCATTCACTGACCTTACTTGCAGCTTCGGCTTTGTTGAGAGACTCAATAATTTCGATTAAAATTTTGGGGCATTCTTTCCACTTGTGTTCTATGCTCTCTGATCTTTGTCGGAGTTCTTCTATTAGTGTCACTGTTTCCCACCTAAGAAGTAGACAAAATGGATTCTTACAGTAAGTAACTCTGGTCATTCATTGGCTCTGGACATTAATAGAGGTTAAACATGAGACAGAATTCTGCTGGTGATTCATGCAGGAATAAGTTCCCCTACAGAAGTTGTTGGATATTTCATCCAGTGCCTAGTCTACTAATCCAGTTCAAGGTTCTAGAAGGAGAATTGCAAATCCAGTTTTGctgcacacacagatacacatccTTGGCTGGTGTCCATCTCTCTGACCCTGCTGAAATTGGCAGTTCTACTTCCTTTGCATTTCATTGCACTTGGCTATTTTAGTTGTTCATACAGCTGTGCAACAGTACCGCTCAACACAACACACTGATTACATAGCACAATCATTGAGTAACCACATGCAGAGATATGTGTAATGTAACCCTTTATATTTTAGCCTTTTTCTTCTGGCAACAGAACAGGCATGCCAGGGCCTGGGCAACTTATTGATACATAGAGCCTTATCACAGTAGACAAATCtcactcagaaatgggatttttaaagtagaaaaacccacaaatgtgggatgtttttcagatgcatttgcaccaaacagcaattacacaaaaataaagcaaacagaaagtcttaaaaaaaaaaaagaccattgAGTGTGGCTTGGGAGAAAAGCTGGTTGCCAGAATGAGGAACAGGAGAGAAcaaatttgattgattgattgattgattgataataCCCAACTTTTATCTTGTGATGAGATCCacaaagaagagagaaagttGTGTTTGAGATTAATAGGTTGTAGGGATGAAGGATCTGTGTGGTGGAGTAGAAGAGAGAAACATTTTTAGCAGAGCTTTCAAAAGTTATTTTTCGGGCATATAACTTCCAGAACttgcagaggattctgggagttgtggccaCAAAAGGTCCCCCCCCTTCCCACAACTCAACCTTTTAGTTTAAAAGCCATATGGCTTGAAAGGAGACACCTTTAGGATAAGATTTTACTTACGTTTTCTGAAAGTTGCAAGTGTGAAAGTGGTCAGGCACTGAAGATTCACAGACAGAGTATCTTTTTGTTTCCCCACAGCAGAGGTATTTGCCATTCATATACTCTTTACTGTGGTTGATGGTGAGCTCAAATTCATGCTGAATGTTTTTGGCATTCCAGAAAGCTTTCTTAAGGGCATCCCAATAGTCTTCCTTAAGAAGAGGGATTGTTGAGTTGTGTGCAGGACTCAGATTGCCTTTTACCATGGAGCCTTTGCAGCCAACAAAAAAGGTGCTCTCTTCGTAGGTGAGGTCGTCAGCACCCAGAAAGTGAGATACTTCATGAATGAGTATGCCTGGCTGAGAGTTTCTTCCAAGATactttggaaaaaaacaaaagaaccaCGGAGACAAGTAGATAGTTTTTGTCTCATCATGTGGGTACACATAAGCAATGGTGTCAGTTTTGGCCAGGCTATTATCTTTCTTAAACGTTACCTTCTTGAGTTCTGCAATGAGCTTTTGAACTTTGTCTTCAGTCATTACTGCATGACGTTCCATCCAAAATTGCTTTGTCTCTTCTCCTTTAAGGATGACTTTCTCAGGTATCTTCATCAGGACCTTGTCCTTCTTTTTCAGGGCATCTTGCAAAATCTCCTGGGCCCCCCATTTGGCTTCTTCAGCAATTTTTGCCTCCTCCGTGCTTAGTTCTTCAGTTTCCATAAGAAATTGCTTCATCAGGACACAGCGCTCTTTATCTTTATTGAACATAATAAGTTCTGTCGAACTCTTAACTGTGCAGATGCAAACACAAACCACACCAATTTTCTAATTCAGGTTCCTGTACCAAAGGAAAGCAGATGGTTGGTAAGatgtttctttgttctttctatTGAACAAAAGGATTTATTCTGGAGTCATAACTGTGTAGACAGAAATATACACCAATCCACACTAATTTTCTAATTGAGTTTCcacccttctccctccccccccccccccaaaaaaaggaaagcagatgAATGTTGCCAGATGCCATAACCAAGAATTGGCAACACTGGGCATTCCTGTCCCTGTCCCCCAATCTACTGGCATAAAGATGATACAGGATACAATGTAATGTATGGGCTTGCAATCTTGTTAGGTAAAAGGATACAGTTTCTCAGCAAAACTCATAATTTTCTCACTTCCTAGGAGTGTCTCCAAGTCTTCTGTCATGTTGCTCTGTCTGACCAAAACAGCTTTTCCATCTCTTCACAAGACCCTGCCCTCATATCATGAATGTTTCTGCTTTCATTTTGATCTTAGTTAAAGATCCACAAAGAACCATTGGTCATAGGTGTCAAACCAAGCTGAGATGCAGATTTAAACTGCAAATAAATTATTAACTTCCCTGGATGAAATTCGGCCTGTTACTTGGCTAACATAACTTACACAGCTGTCAAAAGGATAAAACATGGTATTCCACTTTGCCTCACTGagaagaaagatgagatataaatgtaaGAGGTAGTGATCTTACAATTCCAGACATATCTAAATGAAACTGATTATTTGAACCTATTTCAATTCATTCCTCCCGGCATATGAAAATGCTTTGGTAATAGTTCGCCAGACCTCCTCATGGCTTTTAACACAAATAGCCATTATAATCTTACGGACTAATTGGTAGCAGTGGGCTTTGGAAGTACTGTTTTGTAGTGGTTTCAGTCTTTTCTGTCACTCCATATTCAGGTTGTagttttttgttgctgctgctgtgtgtcttcaNNNNNNNNNNNNNNNNNNNNNNNNNNNNNNNNNNNNNNNNNNNNNNNNNNNNNNNNNNNNNNNNNNNNNNNNNNNNNNNNNNNNNNNNNNNNNNNNNNNNTTCTCATGTTTCTTCATAGTGACAGAGAAGTAACACACTGTTATTCCTTGCAATATTGAAAAAGTAACACATTATTCACATGGCAaggtgggtttttccccctcagaGGAAATTCCTTAGGTTTCTcaggaaaatatcaaaatattttaaaatatttttattattatttaaaatacagcATCTTCTTAATAGAATCATCTTCTTTATTCAATGCAGACTATATAATCTTCATATATCGGCAGATGCAGAAGCATAGAAAGTAACATAAGCACATCTTGGCACGATAATATATCTTCAAGTAATATTAAATGAATACagcattttatatgtatatgtgtgtgtgtatatgtatatgtatatatgtataattaTAACTTAGTTTTACCTTAATCATTTGGCTTTATCCCAGATTCTactgatttccccccattttctatAAAACTGTTGTTCTGATTTGCTAGTAAGTATCATTGTTGGTTTATCCATTATCATTAAGTCATTTAGTTTTATTTTCCAATCAATAAACATATGATCATTTTTCCTCTTCCAATGCCTTGCATAAATTAAACTGGCTGCTGTTATCATACACAGAATAACGCCCACCTCCTCTTGATTTATTTTCTCTTCTAGGTCTTCCATCATGTTTAGTAAATATAATTTTGGCTTCATCACAAATCTAATTTGAAATAAGGTCTGAAATTGTGTTATGAACTGTCTTCCAAACGTCTTATGAAATGGGTCAGCATTTTTTtgcccacatttccaacaatgattttcattgttctttttcaTCTTTGCCAATTTTGTAGATGATAGGTGCCACCTGTAAAATAACTTATAATTTTCAATCAAATAAATACTTTTAGTAAATTTTAGGGTTTTTGTCCACACTTTCTCCCATTTATCAAGTGGGATTTGTTCTTTAATATCCCTcatccattttatcatacatTCTTTTATTGATTCTTCTTTTAATTCAATGTCTAATAAGACCttatagattttttaaatcatATGCTTCTCACTTTtaaccaaaatattttgtttccttttcaatcCCAGTATATGTAATGTCTTTTTTGACTCtaggaaaatatcaaaatattgacAAATTCCAGTCAAAGTGCCTGTAAGAATACTCTTTCCaaaggaatatttgaaaataactagAATAATAGCTGCAATTTATTTATTCTGTAacagcaagaaaaataaataaaataactgctATTGTTGCACTAATAAAAATGGGATCGGTCTTATGTCACTTATGAGGTGTGACATCATTACACTTCATTGCCACTGCAGAGGCACTAATTGCAGGTAATCACATTCTTTCTAACTTGTTACTTCCAAGGTCTGCGTCAGTGTGTACACAATGTATTGACTTGGttctaaatatttatatatttcctttcTGTATGTTGTGTCTGAGAGAGCAGTGtttacttattattttttaaaaagaaagttactCTCTCTCGTTCTCTTTCCATATACTGTAAATTAAGATATAGAGCCATGAAGAGAAATAGCTGATCAAATGGGAAGTGATCACTAATTCCCTGTCCTCCTCACTGAAACAGGAAGCAAAAAAAGAACAGAACCTTGAAGGAGAAATCTTTTTTGTTATTAAAGGGCACATTTGCTGAATGGAATTCACTTGTGAAAAACATGCCTGGGGGATTTTGGCCACAGAGAAAGGTGTTGTTAGATGATGTGGCATTTTACCTCCTGTGTagaatttgggggggaaagggcaATGGGTGAAGCTGTGAgcatcactaaaaaaaaaaaagctctggtATGGAAGCCACCTGGCAAATCTTTTTATGTGATGCAAAAATGTCTCtgctatatttcagaaatgaaTCTTTCTCACAATATTTGTTTTCATTCTATATATAGTTTTGACGAACCATATTAATGACATTTTTCTCAGTTTCTGGGTATTCCAGATACAATAACTTAATATACCCTAGAAATGGCAACAGATTTCTTGGAAGCAATACGCCAATTATTTGGACAACTAGTCTTCCCAGCCACAATAATTTTGGCAAAAGCTGGAGGTGACACCAGGTTCTTTTGGAACaaagtctgtgtcaaatgtttGTTGTGCTCTTATCAGCAAAATAGTGAAAAGCAGACCATATGCAAATCAGCAATATTAACCTAGTGTAGCAATCTCCCCCCATCCCCATATTCATATAGCTATGTTTCTCATGCAGGATCAGAGCTAAGGCAGTAGTAACTGGATGAAGAAAGTGGATTTGTCTAATCAAAAAGAATTTTGCAAATACTTTCTAGGAGATAGGTACACTGTATGGTACCCTCCATGTACCTATATATTTTCTGCAAATCATCTCTCTCAGATTCAACTTGTTTCTTCAAATATATGATATGCTTCAACCAAGAGTAGGAACGATACTGAATACCAAAATCTCTCTGGAATGCAAATGTATCATTTAGGAAAGTTATAACTCTCTTGACATCATCCAGGAAATTTTGGCATTCAGCAAAGATGTCATCCAACTCCTTCTTTTTGCTGGATGCTCTTCCATCAAAGATCTTCATGGAAATGAGGGCTGCTCTGGCCCCAGCCACTCCGACCCCTCCAGCCACCAAGGCAGAAAGCCCAAGTGTGGGAGGAGCCAGGAAGACACCTACGGATGCTACTGCTGCTCCAGCAAAGTCCATGGAAAGACCAGCCTTGCGTGAAGTCTCAGCTTTTCTGAGAGATTCTTTAATTTCATCTGCAGTTCTCTGATGCTGTACCAGCTTCCCTCTTATCTTCTCTGATCTTCTACATAGATCTTTGACTAGTAACTCTGTTTCCCACCTGAGAAATGGAGAAATGGATTTTAAGCAACTCTTGTAATTTCCTAGTCTCCCTGACCTTCAGTGTTGTTTATTCAGGAAAATGAATTTCACAAGAAGGCTGATAAAGGTGTCTTTCTGCCGTCAGTAAAAGGATTTGAATCATGATTGTTGCTGCTTCTGGTGCAGGACTGTGACTTATGTTCCACTAACAACATGATACACCAGTATCGGCAAAGAAAGGGTGGAAAGCTGTTCTGCCTCCTCCCAGGGCTGGATGGTGGCAGAGGTGGGCTTCCTTGGTTGCTCTGTGTGCTCTGATGTGAGCAGACCCCTCCATGCAGAAAGCAGCATGGAGCAACAGAGACTCTTCCCCTGCTGTGGGATTTAGAGGGGCTGCTTCACTTGAGAGATGAGCACTGGGAGGGGAATGGGAGAGAAGATGAAGGGCTGATGGGGGAGTAAATGAGAAGGGTTGGGAAGGTCAGTCTGTGACTAATGGGTTGTAGGGACTAAGGGTAGGGGTGTTTTAGTAGGAAGCGCAAAGCTgccttggggggaaaaaccaaaaTTAACTTGTTTGAGCAACAATTCCACAcatctccagtcagcatggcaaCTTCCACCCCAAAATGTAACATCTACAAGGTCTGTTCCTGATTCGCAAGCCATATGGCTTGAAAGGTAAAAGTTCTCAATACTCACTTTTTGCCAACTCTGCAAGTATGGAAGTAGTCAGGCACAGACTGATCACACACGGAGTATCTTGCTGTTTCCCCACAGCAGCAGTATTTGCCACCCAAATAATTCCTTTGTTTGTGTTTGAGGGTGAGCTCAAACTCATATTCCACATTATCAGCATTCCAGAAGGCTTTACAAAGGGCATCCTTGTAGTTTTCCTTCTCAAGATTGCCTTTTACCATGATACCTTTGCAGCCAAGAGGAACAGGCTTTGCCTTCCAACCATAGGCAATGTCATGAGTACCCAGAAAGTGAGACACTTCATGGATGAGGGTGCCTGGCTGGGAATCTTTTTCAAGATACTTTGGAGCATTCCAGAATAAGCCACATAAATAAATGGTTCTTGTCTCATCATCTGGATAAACATATGCATAGTCACCATAATGATCACTGTGAATGTTCTTCTTAAATCTTACTTTCTTGAGTTCTGCAAGGAGTTTCTTCACTCGGTCTTCTGTCAATATCGCATAGCGtttcataaaaaaaaattctttctcttcccccttaaGGACTACCTTCTCTGGTTCCTTCATCAGTaccttgtctttctttttcagGGCATCTTGTAGGATCTCTATTGCTCCCTGCTTTGCTGCTTCTACAATGCTTGTCTCCCTCTTAGTTAGGTTTTGAATATCCCCTGCTTCTTCATTAAAATTTATTACTGCTTTAAAACAATGCCGTTCATTTCCTATTTTTTTGCAAACAATAACTTCTTGTGATCTCATGATTGTGCAATTAGACCAATTCAAACTGTCCTgtttgaaaagaaaggaaaaaaagtgttTGGATTGGAATCACAGTTTGGAAAATTAAGTTTTGGATTTCCAGAATACTCCTGTCAGCCCTAGAGGTcatggtgggagctgtagtccccagTTCTGGTTCCATTTATTATTGTGTAGATATCCACAGAGTGTGTTCTTCTTTTACCTCCTacaggtacaaaacacactgcagaaataattcagtttgaggctgctttaactgccctgattcaagtctgggaactgtatttttgtgagacatttagccttctctgtcagctttggtgccacaataaactacagttcacaagattccctagaactgagttagggcaattaaagcagtctcaaactggtttatttcggcagtgtgttttggaccataatgaCAAAGATAATTTACTTTTTTTACTCATTAtatttgttctttgttttcatacagccattcattttcttttgcaCTCAGTGACATTTATGGTCAAAACTGCACAAAAATACACCAACAGATGATTCCACACAAAAGTCTGATTCATTTTCCTGTTCCAAGTTACAGCATATGGTTGTAACGTGTACACGCGCAGGAGCTAAAAATTCTGAATATACATTCAGAAATATGGCCACCCATATTAGCGGTCTTGAGACTCGCGGTCTTGATTATTCGCAAGTCTCAAGGCCACTCCCCCATGCAttcctcctcaggaga is a window from the Sceloporus undulatus isolate JIND9_A2432 ecotype Alabama chromosome 1, SceUnd_v1.1, whole genome shotgun sequence genome containing:
- the LOC121937027 gene encoding uncharacterized protein LOC121937027; the encoded protein is MRSQEVIVCKKIGNERHCFKAVINFNEEAGDIQNLTKRETSIVEAAKQGAIEILQDALKKKDKVLMKEPEKVVLKGEEKEFFFMKRYAILTEDRVKKLLAELKKVRFKKNIHSDHYGDYAYVYPDDETRTIYLCGLFWNAPKYLEKDSQPGTLIHEVSHFLGTHDIAYGWKAKPVPLGCKGIMVKGNLEKENYKDALCKAFWNADNVEYEFELTLKHKQRNYLGGKYCCCGETARYSVCDQSVPDYFHTCRVGKKWETELLVKDLCRRSEKIRGKLVQHQRTADEIKESLRKAETSRKAGLSMDFAGAAVASVGVFLAPPTLGLSALVAGGVGVAGARAALISMKIFDGRASSKKKELDDIFAECQNFLDDVKRVITFLNDTFAFQRDFGIQYRSYSWLKHIIYLKKQVESERDDLQKIYRYMEGTIQCTYLLESICKILFD
- the LOC121919564 gene encoding uncharacterized protein LOC121919564; amino-acid sequence: MFNKDKERCVLMKQFLMETEELSTEEAKIAEEAKWGAQEILQDALKKKDKVLMKIPEKVILKGEETKQFWMERHAVMTEDKVQKLIAELKKVTFKKDNSLAKTDTIAYVYPHDETKTIYLSPWFFCFFPKYLGRNSQPGILIHEVSHFLGADDLTYEESTFFVGCKGSMVKGNLSPAHNSTIPLLKEDYWDALKKAFWNAKNIQHEFELTINHSKEYMNGKYLCCGETKRYSVCESSVPDHFHTCNFQKTWETVTLIEELRQRSESIEHKWKECPKILIEIIESLNKAEAASKVSEWSSVGAIASSLVGLILAPATCGLSTMLTTAAFPVASIVASGVVISSTSDYKTFIARADIKMKELKAILHKYKHSSDILKLIKFLSGPADTNPI